The Deltaproteobacteria bacterium genome includes a region encoding these proteins:
- a CDS encoding rod shape-determining protein RodA, translating into MPIDSRAEIDAIKPVSRTIDVASSRRDDEIFARRPIYTISLLVLMTFLLIAGALNLYSASGGDAMFYSHMKQMSIGLGLFIVLAFVIQPKHLSASAYWFYGLICVALVGVLVGGHIGWGARRWLQFGPISGQPSELGKIAIAMVGARFFAEMQQMAAYRLRDLWLLALLVGVMFVLIFPQPDLGTASFLVLIVCTQICFMPIEWRSVAMLFSGAAITLPIGWHFLLLGYQKTRILSFLDPSYEPQGKGYNVQQSLVAVGSGGMYGKGFMHGTQTHLKFLPMSHSDFIFSVFAEEHGFLGGSLLLLSFAALASLALLIAKQSKNTFSALLAVGLGAFLFIEFAINVAMVLRMFPVKGLPLPFFSAGGSNLIVSCAAIGILISIDRDNRGKFRNRHLHVYKN; encoded by the coding sequence GTGCCTATCGACAGTCGTGCCGAAATCGATGCTATTAAGCCGGTCAGCCGTACTATTGATGTGGCGTCGTCGCGCCGTGATGATGAGATCTTTGCCAGGCGGCCGATCTATACAATTAGTTTACTCGTGCTGATGACGTTTTTGCTAATCGCAGGGGCACTGAATCTTTATAGTGCCTCTGGTGGCGATGCGATGTTTTATTCACACATGAAGCAGATGAGCATTGGACTCGGATTATTTATTGTGCTGGCTTTTGTCATTCAGCCCAAACACCTGAGTGCATCGGCCTACTGGTTCTATGGCTTAATTTGTGTAGCACTCGTCGGTGTTTTGGTTGGGGGTCACATCGGCTGGGGCGCGCGGCGCTGGTTGCAGTTTGGACCCATCAGTGGGCAGCCGTCGGAGTTAGGTAAGATTGCCATTGCTATGGTGGGAGCACGCTTTTTTGCCGAAATGCAGCAAATGGCCGCTTACAGATTGCGCGATCTGTGGCTGCTGGCTTTGCTCGTGGGCGTGATGTTTGTCCTCATATTTCCGCAACCAGACTTAGGCACGGCGAGTTTTCTTGTTTTAATTGTCTGTACCCAAATTTGTTTTATGCCGATCGAATGGCGTAGTGTTGCCATGCTTTTTTCAGGTGCTGCCATCACGCTGCCGATCGGATGGCATTTTTTACTGTTGGGCTACCAGAAGACACGGATTCTCAGTTTCCTAGACCCGAGCTACGAGCCCCAGGGTAAGGGGTATAATGTCCAACAGTCGCTCGTCGCAGTCGGTAGCGGTGGGATGTATGGTAAGGGCTTTATGCACGGGACGCAAACCCACCTCAAGTTCTTACCCATGAGCCATTCCGACTTTATTTTCTCGGTCTTCGCTGAAGAGCACGGATTTCTCGGCGGTTCGTTGTTACTGCTGAGTTTTGCCGCACTTGCCAGTTTAGCTTTACTCATTGCCAAGCAATCTAAAAATACCTTTAGCGCCCTGTTGGCAGTGGGTCTAGGTGCCTTTCTATTTATCGAATTTGCGATCAACGTTGCCATGGTGCTGAGGATGTTCCCGGTGAAAGGCCTACCGCTACCGTTCTTCTCGGCTGGGGGGTCGAACCTGATCGTGTCGTGTGCAGCTATAGGCATCCTGATCTCAATCGACCGCGACAACCGGGGTAAGTTTCGCAATAGACACCTCCATGTGTATAAAAATTAG